Genomic segment of Prochlorococcus marinus CUG1417:
AGAAACTTTTTCTTTCGGAACAAAATCTGCAAAATTTGAAGCCCTTATGTCAATCCTATTTTTAAATTCATCAAGTTTTTGTGATGCTGATTTTCTTGCGAATGGATCTTGATCAAGTCCAATTATATTTAAATCCGAATATTTTCTCAATAAATGATAAGAGTGCCCGCCTCCGCCTAAAGTTGCGTCTATTCCTTTAAGTTGGTTGTGATGTATTAATGGGTAATGCTCTAATGACGCCATAATCTCATCTGTCATAACTGATTTATGATTGAAAAAAGATGAATCAGATAGGTCAGTTTGCATAACTTTCGACTAAGATTTATTTAGAAGTAAAATTTCGAATGGCTCAGCTAGAGACTAGAACAGAACCAATGGTGGTCAATTTTGGCCCTCACCACCCCTCAATGCATGGGGTTTTAAGGTTAGTTGTAACTCTTGATGGTGAGAATGTCATTGATTGTGAGCCTGTAATTGGATATTTACACAGGGGAATGGAAAAGATAGCTGAAAACAGGACAAATGTAATGTATGTCCCTTATGTAAGCAGAATGGATTATGCAGCAGGAATGTTTTATGAAGCTATTGTAGTAAATGCTCCTGAAAGATTAGCTAATATTCCAGTTCCTAAAAGAGCTAGTTACATCAGAGTTCTTATGCTCGAACTTAATCGTATTGCCAATCATCTTTTGTGGCTTGGTCCCTTTTTAGCAGACGTGGGAGCTCAAACTCCATTTTTCTATATTTTTAGAGAAAGAGAAATGATTTATGACCTCTGGGAAGCTGCTACTGGACAAAGGCTAATAAACAATAATTTCTTTAGGATAGGTGGTGTCGCATGTGATCTTCCATATGGATGGTTAGATAAATGTATAGATTTTTGTAATTGGTTCGGTCCTAAGATAGATGAATACGAGAAATTAATAACAAATAATCCAATTTTTAGAAAAAGAATTGAAGGTCTTGGAACAATACAAAGAGACCAGGCAATTAATTGGTCTTTATCTGGGCCAATGCTTAGAGCTTCTGGGGTGTCTTGGGATTTAAGGAAAGTCGATAGTTATGAATGTTATGACGATTTTGATTGGCAGATTGCTTCAGAAAAAGAAGGTGATTGTTACGCGAGATATCGAGTAAGAGTTGAAGAGATGAGACAATCACTAAGCATCATTCGCCAAGCTTGCAAAATGATTCCAGGAGGTCCAACAGAAAATTTAGAAGCTCAAAGAATGGCGACTGAAGATAAGAAAAGTGAAATATTTGGTATCGACTATCAATATGTCGCTAAGAAGGTTGCTCCAACTTTTAAAATTCCTAACGGAGAATTATATACTAGATTAGAGTCCGGCAAAGGGGAAATAGGTGTATTTATTCAAGGAAATAATGAAGTTACCCCATGGAGATTTAAAATTAGAGCAGCTGATTTAAATAATCTGCAAATATTGCCTCATATTCTTAAAGGTGCCAAAATCGCTGATATTATGGCAATCCTTGGTTCAATAGATGTCATTATGGGATCTGTTGATAGATAATTTCTTTAAATGAACCCCTCTGACTGGCTAATATTGCAGAAGAAAGTAAGGTTTGGTGATTGTGATTCTGCAGGTGTAATTCATTTTCATAACTTATTAAAATGGTCGCATGAAGCTTGGGAAGAAAGTATTGAAATCTATGGGATCCCTTGTAACGATATTTTTCCAGATTTTTCTATACGTAAAAGTCAAATTATTTTTCCAATAGTAAATTGTGAAGCAAACTTTCATGTGCCTATAAAAATTGGAGATTTATTAAAAGTAAAAATTGCCCCCCATAAAATTAATACTCATTTGTTCCAAGTAAATAGCTTTTTTATAAAAAATGGAAATAAAGTAGCCGAAGGGAAAATTATACACTGTTCTTTAGATGTTGATTCAAGAAATAAAATAGAAATTCCCGATCAGCTAGAAAGATGGATAGAGGCTTCTAATGTGAGTACAAATTTAAAAGAATGCTGATTATTATTTTTTGAATTTATAGTTTATTTTTTCTGTAATGCTATTTTTGTTTTTAACAATCCACTTTTCAGGCTTTTCATGTTTAGGCCAACTTTGAGAAAAATTTTTTAATAAATTTAAAGAAATTTCAATATTTTTATCATTTGTAAGTTCTCTAAATTCAACTATTACTTTAATTTTATTTCCCCATAATTTGTTAGATACTTTCGCAATATTGAATTTATTAATTGGGATATTTTCTTTCATAATGAAATCATTTAATCTAGATTCAATTACTTCAGGGAAAACAACTTCTCCTCCTGAATTAAAGGCATTATCACTTCTTCCAACAAATTTTAAATAGTAAGAATTATTGATTTGCTTAATTTCACCTAAATCACTTGTTTGCCACCACCCATTTTTATTTTTGAAATTTTCAGTTTTTAAAGAATCTATTATTTCAATTCCAATTCTGGCTGATTTTATTTCGATTAATCCTTGTGCGTTAATTCTTATTTTTGTATCAGGTAGTATTTCTCCAACATTTTTAAAACCCATTAAGAATTCTTTTGGTTTTAAACTCGTAACCATTGCTGCAGTTTCAGTTGCGCCGTAACAAGGTGCTAATTTTATTTTTTCTTTTATACATTGTTCTGCAGTTTCGTCTGAAATTGAAGCTCCACCTACCCAAATTAGATCAAAAATTTTTAGCCAACTAATTCCATCTTTTTGAGCTAAAAGTCTTTGTAATTGGGTAGGTACTAATGATGTAATCAAGTGTTTTTTGTTTTTTTTAAATTTAATTGTGAAAAGTAAAAGTTCTCGAGTTTTTTTTATCAAATTCGGAGAAATATTAATACAATCACATCCCCAAGTTTGACTTCTAAAAATTGGCATTAATCCACTTATATGGTTCAGGGGTAAAGTATTTAAAATTAAGCAGTTTTGTAATTCAAATCCTTGCTCTATTAGCCATTGACCTGATGTAGTTGCAGATAATTTAAGATTATTTAAATGGTGAAAACATTGTCTCGGTTTTCCAGAACTCCCACTACTGTTTAAGATAATTGCTGGCCCATTTTCAGTAATTGAATCTAATACATCTTTGTCTTCATAAAATTTGTTTTTTACATAAATAATTTTATTATCTCTAATTTTTTCAATTATTTTTTCTACAGATTGAGTTTCGTTATTTTCAACTTCAATAGTATGAATTTTATTTTTCATAGTTGATCCCATATCGTTTTTGCTTCATTTAAAAATAGAAACGAATTAGGGAATTTATTCATTGCTAAACCAGGAACTTTTGGTGTTGGTCCTTGCAATTGTAGAGAAGATAAATGATGGAGCCATCTCTTTCCTATTCCAGTTTCAAATGAGGTACTTATAGATATTAAAGCTTTTTTATTTTCTAATTCTCTTAAAAGCTTAACTGGATTATTTTCTTGAGAAGGCCTTCTAATTTGCCAACCCTTCCACTCATCAATCAAAGTTGGAAATTTTAAAAGTGATTCGTCTAAAGCTATTGGAATTTTTTTGTTTAGTTCTGTCATTCCATCAATATCATCAACACAGAGAGGTTGTTCTAACCAATCTATATTTTTATTATCTTTCAAAATATCAGCCCATCTATTAGCTATCTCTCTTCCCCAAGAACCATTAGCATCTATTCTTAACTTAATATTATTACCTATTTTGCTTAAAATTTCTTCTAATTTTGCTTCTTCCTCATGGTTATTTTTTAGTGCTACTTTCCATTTTAAGGTTAATGATTTTCCAATATCACAATATCTTTTTTTAATATCATTTAGATCTGAAACTACATTTTCATGATTTAACAATATGGCTGTTTTACCAATTTCATCAAAGTAGTAGTTTTCTTTAAAAATTATTTTTCCATTAATCTCAGCTAATGCAGAATTTATTGCAGATTGAATGCATGGGTGAAAAATATTTATTTGCTCAGATAAATTAAATTCCTCTATATACTCAGGGATCATATCTAGTTGTTTCGTACACTTTTTTAAGTCTTTTTTATGTAGCGGTGAAACTTCTCCAAACCCTATTTTTTTATCATTACTTATTAATTTAATTATCCAACCCGATTTTGTATGGTAATTGGTTTTAGAATTTTCTACTTTGGCCGATAACTTAAAGCTATAAGATTTTTTTTGAAATATTAAGTTCATTTATTTAGTAAGTAATTAAATATTAATCCTGTGATTAAACCAATTCCATTAAGAGTTTGAAATTTTATTGCGATGAATTTGCAATTTTTTATTGCAGAAGGTTTTGTATACGAAGATTTTAATAAATTTATAAGTCTTGTTGCTTGAGGGAAACTAAGCAAATAAAGGATGCAAAAAACTGGAATAAATCCATAAACTATTGTGAAAAGTTGAAAAATATATATTGTAAAAATTATCCAAGGCACAAATTGAGAACCTTTTTTTGCCCCTAAGCGAACTAAAGGTGAATTTTTCCCATGCTTTTTATCTTCAGAAATTTGATGAAAATGAGAACAAAATAACACAAGAGTTGTTGCCAAGGAAGGTCCTGAACCAAGTAATAAAGAAACTTTCCATGGAATATCTTCGAAGTAAATATTAGACGGATTTAACGCAATTAAGACTGCAGAGTACGCAAAAGGTCCAAATGCAAGCCAGCATAATGGTTCTCCTAAACCTTGATAGCCTAATCTAAAAGGAGGACCTTGATATAAGTATCCTAAGAAGCAGCAAGCTGCCACCAAAATAAAAATGTTTATACTTGTTGATACTGAAATAATTAAAATTATTAATAAACCAATAACTAAAGATGTATATGCAATAAATGAAATTATTTTTTTATTTTTTACAAGATTTACAATTGAATGGAATTTAAATTCATCGATTCCTGTTTCTGCGTCGTATAAATCATTAGTTAGATTTTCCCAAAGTAATATCAAAACTGCAGCTAAAGTAAATGAAATCAAATTATAAATTTTTACCTCTTCATATTGATTGAGCAAGTAAGCCCCTGTTATTAAAACTGGAAGTATGGCCACAGAATAAAGAGGCCATTTTATTGCTTTTTTCCATAATTTTTTTTTATCTTCTTCCATTTTTAATTAACACGCAAAATTAGATAATTATTGGATGTAGTTTATAAATTGAGTTACATTTTTTACTTTATTGCATCATTTTTAGTTATTTTCAATAAGTAATGAAAAATGATTTAAACTTAACAGATTTTTTAAAAGATGTATTTTCCTCTTTCGATAAGAAAGTTGAAAATTCTGGATTAGTAAGTATTTGTATTGAGATTCCTTGTATTGATTTATTTCAAGTTTATGAATTGTTAATAAATCAATATCCGTTTTCTTCATTTTGGGAGGAATCTGATGGCATTTCATATATAGCTTTCGAGAAGTGTAAATATGTTACTCTGGATGGCCCAAAAAGATTTGAGGTGGCAAAAGAGTTTAATTCTGAGAATTTTAAAAATTTAATTAACTTAACTAATGAATCGCATAATTCTGCACTTTCAAAAATAATTTATTTGTTTTCTTTCTCTGAAAATTTGAATAATAATAATTTACCTACAGATATCCCTAGTTTGGAAGCAATTTTGCCAAAAATATTAATTACTAAAAGTGGCAAGAATTGCTGGTTAAGAATCAATGGTCATGTTGAAGGTAAATCATCATTAAGAACATTAATTGAAGAAATATGGACAATTAGAAATCAAGTTATTAATTCTGGCTCAGAATTAATAAAATCATCTGGTTTAAAAACTATTTTTGATTCCCCTTTTATTGATGATTTCTCACGCTCCTTAGAAACTTCTAAAACAAACATGAAAAAAGTAGTAAATAGAGGAATTCAATTAGTAGAGAAAGATATCCTCGAAAAGATAGTTTTAGCGAATAGGATTAAAATAAAGCTTAAAAATAAATTAGATTTAGTAGAAATTTTAAAAAGATTTAAAAAGAAGCAACCAAATACCTGTAGATACGTTTGGAAAAGGAATTGTAAGGATATTTTGTTTGGAGCATCTCCAGAAAAATTATTTTCTTTCTCTAAACCTAATTTAACTTTAGAGGCTCTTGCTGGAACTATCTCTACTAATTCAAATTTTAAGAAACTCCTAAAAAGTACTAAAGACTTAAAGGAACATAATTATGTAATACAACATTTGATTAAATCTTTAGAAGTTTCAAAAATAACAAACTTTAAAAAAAGTGATATCAAGGTAAATTCATTTGGAGATATTTCTCATTTGCAAACACTCATTTTCTCTAAAGTTGAAAATATTTGTCCTTTTGAATTGCTTAAAAACTTACATCCATCTCCAGCTGTTTGTGGATACCCAAAAGATGCAGCATTGGATTGGATAAACACTCTTGAGTCTTTTCCTAGAGGGAATTATGCTTCTCCAATGGGTTGGGTTGATTCATCAGGCAATGCTTCATTTCTTTTGGCAATAAGAGGTGCAAGATGTATTGAAGAAAATATTGAATTTACTGCAGGTTCAGGTATAGTTTCTGGCTCCGTTTTAGAGAAAGAAATAGATGAGATTAAATTAAAATTTGAATCTATAGTAAAACAGATATTTTGCGCTAAAAACCCTAGATAATTTCTACTAATTTTTCAATAACTTCCTCTGAAACATTTTTATTGGATAAATTTTCTATTTCTCTTAAACCTGTTGGGCTGGTTACATTAATCTCGCTAAGCATTCCATTTATTACATCAATTCCTACAAAAAATAAACCCTCATCTTTGAAGTGTTGAGATAATTCTGAGCAGATACTTTTTTCTTTTTCTGTTAATAATGTGGGTTCAGCCTTGCCTCCCATCGCTAAATTACTCCTAAAATCGCCTCCTTGAGGAATCCTATTTATTGATCCAATTGCTTCTCCGTTTACGATAATTATTCTTTTATCACCCTCTATGACTTCAGGAATAAATTTTTGCATCATAACGGGTAATTTTTCTTGAGAAGTGATTAATTCAATGATTGATTTAATTCCTGGAGAATTTTTATTTATCCTTATAACACCTTGACCACCTTTTCCTCCTAGAGGTTTTATAACTACTTCATTATTTATATTTGCAAAATTAATAAGATCTTTTACCTTACTCGCAACTATTGTAGGTGCCATTAAGTGGCTGTATCTTAAAGCACCTAGCTTTTCATTCCACGCTCTTAACGATGAGGGTTTGTTTATTACTTTTACTCCTTTTCTTTCGGCAACTTCTAAAAGATGGGTTGCATATAAATAAGCCTCATTTACAGGAGGATCTTTTCTCATCCAAATGCAATTAAATTCGGCGAGAGGTATGCAATCATTCTCTTTGAAAGAAATCCATGGAATTACTTCAACTTTTACGGAAGATGCCCATACTTCATCACCTCTAGCTTCCAGGTCTTGAGGAGTACAACTCCAGATTTCAATATTTTTTTTTGATGATGCTTGCATTAAAGCAGCAGTTGAATCTTTTAAGGGATTTATATTTTTAATTGGATCTATTACGAATAGAAATTTCATAAGA
This window contains:
- a CDS encoding chorismate-binding protein, with amino-acid sequence MKNDLNLTDFLKDVFSSFDKKVENSGLVSICIEIPCIDLFQVYELLINQYPFSSFWEESDGISYIAFEKCKYVTLDGPKRFEVAKEFNSENFKNLINLTNESHNSALSKIIYLFSFSENLNNNNLPTDIPSLEAILPKILITKSGKNCWLRINGHVEGKSSLRTLIEEIWTIRNQVINSGSELIKSSGLKTIFDSPFIDDFSRSLETSKTNMKKVVNRGIQLVEKDILEKIVLANRIKIKLKNKLDLVEILKRFKKKQPNTCRYVWKRNCKDILFGASPEKLFSFSKPNLTLEALAGTISTNSNFKKLLKSTKDLKEHNYVIQHLIKSLEVSKITNFKKSDIKVNSFGDISHLQTLIFSKVENICPFELLKNLHPSPAVCGYPKDAALDWINTLESFPRGNYASPMGWVDSSGNASFLLAIRGARCIEENIEFTAGSGIVSGSVLEKEIDEIKLKFESIVKQIFCAKNPR
- a CDS encoding NAD(P)H-quinone oxidoreductase subunit H; translated protein: MAQLETRTEPMVVNFGPHHPSMHGVLRLVVTLDGENVIDCEPVIGYLHRGMEKIAENRTNVMYVPYVSRMDYAAGMFYEAIVVNAPERLANIPVPKRASYIRVLMLELNRIANHLLWLGPFLADVGAQTPFFYIFREREMIYDLWEAATGQRLINNNFFRIGGVACDLPYGWLDKCIDFCNWFGPKIDEYEKLITNNPIFRKRIEGLGTIQRDQAINWSLSGPMLRASGVSWDLRKVDSYECYDDFDWQIASEKEGDCYARYRVRVEEMRQSLSIIRQACKMIPGGPTENLEAQRMATEDKKSEIFGIDYQYVAKKVAPTFKIPNGELYTRLESGKGEIGVFIQGNNEVTPWRFKIRAADLNNLQILPHILKGAKIADIMAILGSIDVIMGSVDR
- a CDS encoding AMP-binding protein, producing the protein MKNKIHTIEVENNETQSVEKIIEKIRDNKIIYVKNKFYEDKDVLDSITENGPAIILNSSGSSGKPRQCFHHLNNLKLSATTSGQWLIEQGFELQNCLILNTLPLNHISGLMPIFRSQTWGCDCINISPNLIKKTRELLLFTIKFKKNKKHLITSLVPTQLQRLLAQKDGISWLKIFDLIWVGGASISDETAEQCIKEKIKLAPCYGATETAAMVTSLKPKEFLMGFKNVGEILPDTKIRINAQGLIEIKSARIGIEIIDSLKTENFKNKNGWWQTSDLGEIKQINNSYYLKFVGRSDNAFNSGGEVVFPEVIESRLNDFIMKENIPINKFNIAKVSNKLWGNKIKVIVEFRELTNDKNIEISLNLLKNFSQSWPKHEKPEKWIVKNKNSITEKINYKFKK
- the gshB gene encoding glutathione synthase, which translates into the protein MKFLFVIDPIKNINPLKDSTAALMQASSKKNIEIWSCTPQDLEARGDEVWASSVKVEVIPWISFKENDCIPLAEFNCIWMRKDPPVNEAYLYATHLLEVAERKGVKVINKPSSLRAWNEKLGALRYSHLMAPTIVASKVKDLINFANINNEVVIKPLGGKGGQGVIRINKNSPGIKSIIELITSQEKLPVMMQKFIPEVIEGDKRIIIVNGEAIGSINRIPQGGDFRSNLAMGGKAEPTLLTEKEKSICSELSQHFKDEGLFFVGIDVINGMLSEINVTSPTGLREIENLSNKNVSEEVIEKLVEII
- a CDS encoding acyl-CoA thioesterase, which produces MNPSDWLILQKKVRFGDCDSAGVIHFHNLLKWSHEAWEESIEIYGIPCNDIFPDFSIRKSQIIFPIVNCEANFHVPIKIGDLLKVKIAPHKINTHLFQVNSFFIKNGNKVAEGKIIHCSLDVDSRNKIEIPDQLERWIEASNVSTNLKEC
- the menA gene encoding 2-carboxy-1,4-naphthoquinone phytyltransferase — its product is MEEDKKKLWKKAIKWPLYSVAILPVLITGAYLLNQYEEVKIYNLISFTLAAVLILLWENLTNDLYDAETGIDEFKFHSIVNLVKNKKIISFIAYTSLVIGLLIILIISVSTSINIFILVAACCFLGYLYQGPPFRLGYQGLGEPLCWLAFGPFAYSAVLIALNPSNIYFEDIPWKVSLLLGSGPSLATTLVLFCSHFHQISEDKKHGKNSPLVRLGAKKGSQFVPWIIFTIYIFQLFTIVYGFIPVFCILYLLSFPQATRLINLLKSSYTKPSAIKNCKFIAIKFQTLNGIGLITGLIFNYLLNK
- a CDS encoding o-succinylbenzoate synthase; amino-acid sequence: MNLIFQKKSYSFKLSAKVENSKTNYHTKSGWIIKLISNDKKIGFGEVSPLHKKDLKKCTKQLDMIPEYIEEFNLSEQINIFHPCIQSAINSALAEINGKIIFKENYYFDEIGKTAILLNHENVVSDLNDIKKRYCDIGKSLTLKWKVALKNNHEEEAKLEEILSKIGNNIKLRIDANGSWGREIANRWADILKDNKNIDWLEQPLCVDDIDGMTELNKKIPIALDESLLKFPTLIDEWKGWQIRRPSQENNPVKLLRELENKKALISISTSFETGIGKRWLHHLSSLQLQGPTPKVPGLAMNKFPNSFLFLNEAKTIWDQL